From Flavipsychrobacter sp., a single genomic window includes:
- the glmM gene encoding phosphoglucosamine mutase, protein MALIKSISGIRGTIGGKQGEGLSPIDTVKFTTAYAAWVKAQNSDNNKIVIGRDGRISGQMVRDLVAATLQGCGFDVVDLGLSTTPTVEMAVTMEKAAGGIILTASHNPKEWNALKLLNSKGEFLSAEDGQWILDYAEKGEHEYATVNNIGKLTTDDSYIQKHIDIILEHPLVDVAAIKEKKFSIVVDAVNSTGAISVAPLLEALGVHDIIVINEEVTGHFAHNPEPLPENLTELCNTVEKKNAHLGIAVDPDVDRLCFVCEDGSLFGEEYTLVAVADYVLSHKKGNTVSNMSSTRALRDVTEKHGGVYTPSAVGEVNVVKKMKAMDAVIGGEGNGGIIVPELHYGRDALIGIGLFLTHLAKFGKSIKALRNTYPSYYISKNKIELSDDIDLASIFEKIKDKYKNQPINTEDGVKIEFDKDWVHLRPSNTEPIIRIYAESGSETTSNNIAKRIMEDIREMM, encoded by the coding sequence ATGGCACTAATAAAATCTATCTCTGGAATAAGAGGTACTATTGGCGGAAAACAAGGTGAAGGTTTATCACCTATTGATACGGTAAAATTTACAACAGCCTATGCAGCTTGGGTAAAGGCTCAAAATAGCGACAATAATAAAATTGTAATAGGGCGAGATGGTCGTATCTCCGGCCAGATGGTAAGAGACCTGGTAGCAGCAACACTACAAGGCTGCGGTTTTGATGTCGTAGACCTTGGACTAAGCACTACCCCAACTGTAGAGATGGCGGTGACTATGGAAAAGGCAGCTGGAGGTATCATACTTACTGCCAGCCATAACCCCAAAGAGTGGAATGCCTTAAAATTACTAAACAGCAAGGGAGAGTTTTTAAGTGCTGAAGATGGGCAATGGATACTGGACTATGCCGAGAAAGGAGAGCATGAATATGCTACTGTAAACAATATAGGTAAGCTAACAACAGATGATAGCTATATACAAAAACATATAGATATCATACTAGAGCATCCTTTAGTAGATGTAGCTGCCATAAAAGAAAAGAAATTCAGCATAGTGGTAGATGCGGTCAACTCTACAGGAGCTATATCTGTAGCACCTTTATTAGAGGCTCTTGGCGTGCACGACATCATTGTTATCAATGAAGAGGTAACAGGACATTTTGCACACAACCCTGAGCCACTACCTGAAAACCTGACTGAGCTATGTAATACAGTAGAGAAAAAGAATGCACATCTCGGCATTGCTGTAGACCCCGATGTAGACAGGCTTTGTTTTGTATGCGAAGATGGTAGCTTATTTGGCGAGGAGTATACACTGGTAGCCGTGGCTGACTATGTACTGTCTCACAAGAAAGGGAATACGGTTTCCAATATGTCCTCTACACGTGCATTGAGAGATGTGACAGAAAAGCATGGAGGTGTATATACCCCAAGCGCTGTAGGAGAGGTAAACGTGGTGAAGAAAATGAAAGCTATGGACGCGGTTATAGGTGGCGAAGGCAATGGAGGTATTATTGTGCCCGAATTACACTATGGTCGTGATGCGCTGATAGGTATAGGCTTGTTCTTGACCCACTTGGCTAAGTTTGGCAAGAGCATTAAAGCACTGCGCAACACCTACCCTAGCTATTATATATCAAAAAATAAGATAGAGCTAAGCGATGATATAGACCTAGCCAGCATATTTGAAAAGATAAAAGACAAATACAAGAACCAACCTATCAACACAGAAGATGGTGTTAAGATAGAATTTGATAAAGACTGGGTACATCTTCGTCCATCTAATACGGAACCTATTATCCGTATCTATGCAGAGAGCGGTTCTGAAACTACTTCCAACAATATAGCTAAACGCATCATGGAAGACATAAGAGAAATGATGTAA
- a CDS encoding insulinase family protein, which yields MQHFTAHFFKRVIAAMLLLVSFAGMASAQDLNTPLPIDPKVKKGKFDNGLTYYIKTNKKPENKVELRLVINAGSILEDDDQQGLAHFMEHMNFNGSKNFPKNELVSYLQSIGVEFGADLNAYTSFDETVYILPIPTDKEGNLDKGFQIIEDWAHNALLTDKDIDDERGVVLEESRLAKGAQMRMMRKYLPELMAGSRYAERLPIGKDDILKTFKYETIRRFYRDWYRPDLMAVAVVGDIDEATAMKYLKKHFATLENPKNEKKRFDNPLTPRKKASAMVLTDKEATNYQLQIMFPSVKQKVSKVVGDYRDHMVQGLMQQVINQRLRDLSQSANPPFPFAAASISGWARGYESLMAFTMFGEEGPEKAMMALTAELKKAVEYGFTEKELELAKKDMMAFMEKAYNERNTTESSRLIGEYVRNFLEGETIPGIENEYRYYKELLPGIKAEELNAEIKKWMSNTNTFSLITGPESGKEKLPTEAELLAMTQKGLAQKVTQNVEENIATSLMANKPRAGKVTNTKEEKALGATTYTLSNGVKVTIKSTDFKSDEIVLRGVKNGGSNNYGAADVNNVKYATSVTDAMGFGQFNPTQIEKVLAGKNIRANVSIGEIHNTISASSTVKDVEEMFQLLYIKLTQPRIDKELYGAYIKKQMMQVKFMSANPTFAFIDTMYGEMYAHNPLAPSPLPKAEQFENLDMNRAVEIYRNEFGMADGMNFYIVGNVDAEKMLPLIETYLGGLPANKQMPKYKDNGVRPVSGNHTVKFYKGADAKSMIVSVTHGEAKFSEDFSLQASALSEILNIKVIEELREKLGGIYGGGYRASVEDEPYGNYSFSLQLPCGPENVDKLIAAADEVVKDLKANGPSAEDLDKVKNQWREKHRENMEKNSYWAGKLQSILFLGRDQDHMLNYDQWIDALTTNDIKKVANKVFDGKNTFTAILYPESEKK from the coding sequence ATGCAACATTTTACAGCACACTTTTTTAAGAGGGTGATCGCTGCTATGCTACTACTGGTATCCTTTGCCGGTATGGCCTCTGCGCAGGACTTGAACACACCCTTACCCATCGATCCAAAGGTTAAAAAAGGTAAGTTTGATAACGGACTTACTTATTACATCAAAACCAATAAAAAACCTGAAAACAAGGTAGAATTGAGATTGGTAATTAATGCAGGTTCTATCTTAGAAGATGATGATCAGCAAGGTTTGGCTCACTTCATGGAGCATATGAACTTCAATGGTTCTAAAAACTTCCCTAAAAATGAATTAGTTAGTTATCTACAATCAATTGGTGTAGAGTTTGGTGCAGACTTGAATGCCTATACTAGTTTTGATGAAACAGTATACATCCTACCTATACCTACTGATAAAGAAGGTAACTTGGATAAAGGTTTCCAGATAATAGAAGACTGGGCACACAATGCATTATTGACAGATAAAGACATTGACGACGAGCGTGGAGTAGTACTGGAAGAAAGCCGCTTGGCTAAAGGTGCTCAAATGCGTATGATGCGTAAATACCTTCCTGAGTTGATGGCGGGTAGCCGTTACGCAGAGCGTTTGCCTATTGGTAAAGACGACATCCTAAAGACATTCAAATATGAGACTATCCGTCGTTTCTATCGCGATTGGTATCGTCCTGATCTAATGGCAGTAGCAGTAGTGGGAGATATAGATGAAGCCACTGCAATGAAGTATTTGAAAAAACACTTTGCAACGCTGGAGAATCCTAAAAACGAAAAGAAGCGTTTTGATAACCCGCTTACACCTCGTAAGAAAGCATCGGCAATGGTGCTAACAGATAAAGAAGCGACCAACTATCAGCTACAGATCATGTTCCCTTCTGTAAAGCAAAAGGTATCAAAAGTGGTAGGCGACTATAGAGATCACATGGTACAAGGTTTGATGCAACAGGTGATCAACCAAAGACTACGCGACTTGTCTCAAAGTGCTAATCCTCCATTCCCATTTGCAGCAGCATCTATTAGTGGCTGGGCACGTGGTTATGAAAGCTTAATGGCTTTTACCATGTTTGGCGAAGAAGGACCGGAAAAAGCAATGATGGCACTCACAGCAGAATTGAAGAAAGCTGTGGAATATGGCTTCACGGAGAAAGAGCTAGAGTTAGCTAAAAAGGATATGATGGCTTTCATGGAGAAAGCGTACAACGAGCGTAATACTACAGAGAGTAGCCGTCTTATAGGTGAATATGTACGTAACTTCTTAGAAGGAGAAACAATACCTGGTATTGAAAATGAATACAGATATTATAAGGAGTTGCTTCCTGGCATTAAGGCTGAAGAACTGAATGCAGAGATCAAGAAGTGGATGAGCAACACCAACACTTTCTCTCTAATTACTGGACCTGAGTCTGGTAAAGAAAAACTACCTACAGAGGCTGAATTGCTAGCAATGACACAAAAAGGTCTTGCACAAAAAGTAACTCAAAATGTAGAAGAGAATATTGCAACAAGCCTAATGGCTAATAAGCCAAGAGCTGGTAAGGTTACCAACACTAAAGAAGAAAAAGCGCTTGGAGCTACTACCTATACATTAAGTAATGGTGTGAAAGTTACTATTAAGTCTACCGACTTTAAGAGTGATGAGATAGTGCTTAGAGGTGTTAAAAATGGCGGTAGTAACAACTATGGTGCTGCTGACGTTAATAATGTTAAATACGCTACATCGGTTACTGATGCAATGGGCTTCGGACAGTTTAACCCTACTCAGATTGAGAAAGTGTTAGCTGGTAAAAACATAAGAGCAAATGTTAGCATAGGAGAAATCCATAACACCATCTCTGCTAGTAGTACAGTTAAAGATGTTGAGGAGATGTTCCAATTGTTGTACATCAAGTTGACACAACCACGTATAGATAAAGAACTTTATGGTGCTTATATCAAGAAGCAAATGATGCAAGTGAAGTTCATGTCGGCTAACCCTACATTTGCATTCATAGATACTATGTATGGCGAAATGTACGCACATAATCCATTAGCACCATCTCCACTGCCTAAGGCTGAACAGTTTGAAAACTTGGATATGAACCGTGCTGTAGAAATATATAGAAACGAGTTTGGTATGGCTGATGGCATGAACTTCTACATAGTAGGTAATGTTGATGCCGAAAAAATGCTACCATTGATAGAGACCTACCTTGGCGGACTACCTGCTAATAAGCAAATGCCTAAATATAAGGATAATGGTGTGCGCCCTGTTTCTGGCAATCATACTGTTAAGTTCTACAAAGGTGCTGATGCTAAGAGCATGATAGTTTCTGTAACTCATGGCGAGGCTAAATTTAGCGAAGACTTCTCTTTACAAGCATCTGCTTTATCTGAGATATTGAATATTAAAGTGATAGAAGAACTTCGTGAAAAACTTGGTGGTATCTACGGTGGTGGTTACAGAGCTAGCGTAGAGGATGAGCCATATGGTAATTACTCTTTCTCATTGCAGTTGCCATGTGGCCCTGAAAATGTAGATAAGCTAATAGCTGCTGCTGACGAGGTGGTAAAAGACCTTAAAGCCAATGGGCCTTCTGCAGAAGATTTGGATAAAGTGAAAAACCAATGGCGTGAGAAGCACCGTGAGAATATGGAAAAGAACAGCTACTGGGCAGGCAAGCTTCAGAGCATCTTATTCTTAGGTAGAGATCAAGATCATATGCTAAATTATGATCAATGGATCGATGCTTTGACTACTAACGATATTAAGAAAGTAGCCAACAAGGTGTTTGACGGAAAGAATACATTTACTGCTATTCTTTACCCTGAAAGTGAGAAGAAATAG
- a CDS encoding glycoside hydrolase family 3 N-terminal domain-containing protein, with the protein MPKCLLFFTVLLLKTVSAYTQVPDSLTIKIGQMIMIGLDDRKAVMNNSTILNEVKKGIVGGVILFEKNIDRTNPKNRLVQLTGILRENATIPLFVAIDEEGGKVHRLKSKYGFPSMPSAAYLGKIDNADTTLFFNRRLASTLSSLGINVNFAPTVDLAINPNNRVIVKNGRSYGKSYDQVVKHAYPAIKAHQEGGVVAVLKHYPGHGSSTGDTHLGLVDVTKSWREEELLPYSLLLEKVNYDAVMVGHMVNKKWAEDLLPATLSKKTINKLRVEVGFNGVLFSDDMQMQAISNHYGLEASVVMAINAGIDVLVFGNNVPTTNNAHVTATQIHDIIKRAVLDNKISRQKIDDAYTRIMTLKNKRFKK; encoded by the coding sequence ATGCCCAAGTGTTTATTATTTTTTACTGTACTGCTTCTTAAAACGGTATCCGCCTATACTCAAGTACCTGATAGCTTGACTATAAAAATAGGCCAGATGATAATGATAGGGCTGGATGATCGTAAAGCTGTAATGAACAACAGCACAATACTCAATGAAGTAAAAAAGGGAATTGTTGGTGGTGTTATTCTTTTTGAAAAAAATATAGATAGAACTAACCCAAAGAATAGGCTTGTTCAATTAACAGGAATACTACGGGAAAATGCAACAATACCTTTATTCGTAGCTATAGATGAAGAAGGAGGAAAAGTACACCGACTGAAAAGTAAATATGGGTTCCCCAGTATGCCATCTGCCGCTTATTTAGGTAAAATTGATAATGCAGATACAACCTTGTTTTTTAATAGACGTTTAGCAAGTACTCTAAGTAGTTTGGGTATCAATGTAAATTTTGCTCCAACTGTAGACCTAGCTATAAACCCCAATAATAGAGTAATAGTAAAAAATGGAAGGAGCTATGGCAAGAGTTATGATCAAGTAGTTAAACATGCTTATCCTGCTATAAAGGCACACCAAGAGGGTGGTGTTGTAGCTGTTTTGAAACATTATCCGGGTCATGGTAGTTCTACAGGAGATACGCATTTAGGACTTGTAGATGTTACTAAGTCTTGGAGAGAGGAAGAGTTATTACCTTATAGCTTGTTATTAGAAAAGGTGAATTATGATGCAGTTATGGTGGGACATATGGTCAACAAAAAATGGGCTGAAGACTTATTGCCTGCAACCTTATCTAAAAAGACTATAAATAAGCTTAGGGTAGAGGTTGGCTTTAATGGGGTCTTGTTCTCTGATGATATGCAAATGCAAGCCATAAGCAATCACTATGGTTTAGAAGCGTCTGTTGTAATGGCGATAAATGCAGGTATAGATGTTTTAGTATTTGGTAATAACGTGCCTACTACTAATAACGCTCATGTGACGGCAACTCAAATACATGATATCATAAAGCGAGCCGTGCTAGACAATAAAATATCACGTCAGAAAATTGATGATGCTTATACAAGAATAATGACCCTAAAAAATAAACGTTTTAAAAAGTAG
- a CDS encoding gliding motility-associated C-terminal domain-containing protein, with the protein MSRRRLIYSWFILVTVLLCSAIQSKATHMYGADLFYTHISGNKYKVSLYIYGDCSGNAFPNLPGNPVVRVLNGNSLFRTLTLKVEAPTNGLEVTPVCPAEIGNTKCSSLSNTIPGVKRFTYSDTVTLNTTSTNWRFRFTGAMGSTSAGRSNGITNIANGTTMNLEATLNNTSVVNSSPTYTTIPTPFFCINKFVNYNNGAIDANGDSLVYSLVAGLNNSGTVNYNTGYSATSPLAVATGSFSFNTATGQLAFLPNLLQKSLVVIRVDEYRNGVLIGTSMREMTFIIANCANNPPIGLITNNNRGTISNNGTKISVCKPIDTLRFNINPTDLDTAHKISISYTGLPAGATLAVTNNNTTSPISIFTWKTTNIAPGSYNFFVTYVDDGCPIVSKQTMAYTIDILPEPKAVVTITRNATCTKKAVINITPAISPSNWQIQVKQGTTVLHTFNNVTGTQIDSLTPGTYSIRTTNADSCFWDTSIVITAPPPVGINVVANEIKCFGDTSGKLTVTGTGGQGSFTYAINSGSFTSNNSFTGLNAGTYILKAKDTNDCIKDTSVSLANPNPLIPKASVKSSTCNTLGDGRIIISVTGGTSPYTYAMGSGTHSSNSTFSPLSSGSYTFSIKDSNSCSADTTISITDSLLITASYTLNNALCADSSSGSILTVASGGSSPYTYAINNGTYGSNNNFTSLNAGNYTIKIKDSFDCKKDSTLTISEPQPVSISVTSTNPLCHSDSNGTITITATGGTTPYQYAVGNNSFSNTNIFNNIPAGNYAVKIRDTNNCYKDTTLEIKEPTKVAQTVAITDVKCFGGTSGIVIANGNGGTSPYTYAINSGLFTSTSTFTNLSANTYTIRTKDTNGCIKDTLITVTQPDKIKPIASVKNSTCETLNDGKVIISATGGISPYTFAIGSGSFITTSTFNPLNTGSYLFKIKDANDCIVDTTIAISDSIKIAARLTLTDALCKDSSSGSVTVVANNGTSPYQYAINSGTYSTTNPITNLKAGAYAISIKDSFGCKLDTNFNISEPNKVNITVSYNNPKCYNEADGLISIAGTGGTSPYQYALNNNTYNSNNNYTNLSAGNYTVKVKDTNNCIADTTVNLINPDALNFTFDLTNVKCFGESSGAVTVNGSGGIPAYTYAYDGRGFQTQPILTGLDGGRHVIKMRDSKGCLKDSSISLSEPPALSITEAQILDATCEGMENGAVTLKGKGGTQPYTYAIDNGTFDNQSTKLGLKEGTYTISIKDNNNCRIDSTILIEGYPHIILNDVVASPVSCFGYTDGSLDIKVTGGTPSFKYQLDANPITDDKLFNNLSAGSYTITVEDSLGCKKDTTLVIESPEKLSIETKVTPNDCDGIDNSGTITAKVTGGTAPYRYSWSNDSLLKTERITGIANGKYIVIVTDLNECSESIESTITYDNCCTIFIPDAFTPNNDGRNDYARILNKGEFTLEVFSIYNRFGERVFTTDDINAGWDGIHNGEKQDLGTYFYFAKGLCGNERKVPVLYKGTITLIK; encoded by the coding sequence ATGAGTCGAAGGAGATTGATCTATAGCTGGTTTATATTAGTTACTGTTTTGCTTTGCAGTGCTATACAATCGAAAGCCACACATATGTATGGCGCCGATCTATTTTATACGCATATAAGCGGAAACAAGTATAAGGTTTCATTGTATATATATGGAGACTGTAGTGGTAATGCATTCCCGAATTTGCCAGGCAATCCGGTAGTAAGAGTATTAAATGGCAATTCACTATTTAGAACGCTAACTCTAAAAGTTGAGGCACCTACAAACGGGCTTGAAGTGACGCCCGTATGCCCAGCAGAAATAGGCAATACTAAATGTAGTTCCCTTTCTAACACAATACCTGGTGTAAAACGCTTTACCTACTCTGATACGGTAACTTTAAATACGACTTCTACCAATTGGCGGTTCAGGTTCACAGGAGCTATGGGTAGTACCTCTGCTGGTCGCAGTAATGGTATCACCAATATTGCCAATGGTACAACCATGAACCTCGAAGCTACATTAAACAATACAAGTGTAGTTAACTCCTCCCCTACCTATACAACAATACCTACCCCGTTTTTTTGTATCAATAAATTTGTCAACTACAATAACGGTGCTATAGATGCTAATGGAGATAGCCTTGTATATAGCCTCGTAGCAGGTCTTAACAATTCAGGAACAGTAAACTATAACACAGGCTATTCTGCCACATCACCTCTTGCTGTAGCAACGGGTAGTTTCTCTTTTAATACAGCTACAGGTCAGTTGGCTTTCTTGCCTAACCTACTGCAAAAGTCATTAGTAGTAATAAGAGTAGACGAATACAGAAATGGTGTATTAATTGGCACCAGTATGCGGGAGATGACCTTTATTATAGCTAACTGTGCTAACAACCCTCCTATAGGATTAATAACCAATAACAATAGAGGTACTATTAGTAATAACGGAACTAAGATAAGTGTGTGTAAACCGATAGATACACTTCGTTTTAACATCAACCCTACAGATCTGGATACAGCTCATAAAATAAGTATATCCTATACGGGCTTGCCAGCAGGTGCAACACTTGCGGTAACAAACAATAACACTACCAGCCCCATTAGCATCTTCACATGGAAAACTACAAATATAGCTCCCGGGTCTTATAACTTTTTTGTAACCTATGTAGATGATGGCTGTCCTATAGTGAGCAAACAAACAATGGCCTACACTATAGATATTCTTCCTGAGCCCAAAGCAGTGGTTACTATTACAAGGAATGCTACTTGCACTAAAAAAGCAGTAATTAATATTACGCCTGCTATTTCGCCATCTAACTGGCAAATACAAGTAAAACAAGGCACTACTGTTTTACATACATTCAATAATGTTACGGGTACACAAATAGATAGTTTAACACCAGGAACCTACAGCATAAGAACAACTAACGCAGACTCTTGTTTTTGGGACACCTCAATAGTCATTACAGCTCCACCACCAGTAGGCATCAATGTAGTAGCTAATGAGATAAAATGTTTTGGAGACACATCAGGTAAACTTACCGTTACAGGTACTGGTGGACAAGGCAGTTTCACCTATGCTATTAATTCGGGCAGCTTTACAAGCAACAACAGCTTCACAGGACTCAATGCAGGCACTTACATTTTAAAAGCTAAAGATACCAACGATTGTATAAAAGACACGTCCGTTAGTTTAGCAAACCCTAACCCATTAATACCAAAGGCTTCTGTGAAAAGTTCTACCTGTAATACACTAGGAGATGGGAGAATTATCATTTCAGTAACAGGGGGCACAAGTCCGTATACATACGCAATGGGTAGTGGCACCCACTCTAGTAATTCTACTTTTAGTCCTTTATCAAGTGGCTCCTATACTTTTAGTATAAAGGATAGCAATAGTTGCTCAGCTGATACTACTATAAGTATAACAGACTCCTTACTAATAACAGCCAGCTACACATTAAACAACGCCTTATGTGCTGATAGTAGTAGTGGTTCAATACTAACTGTTGCATCGGGAGGAAGCTCGCCATATACTTATGCTATTAATAATGGCACTTATGGCAGTAACAACAACTTCACTTCGCTAAATGCAGGCAACTACACGATAAAGATCAAAGATAGTTTTGACTGCAAGAAAGACAGCACGTTAACTATTAGCGAACCTCAACCAGTATCAATAAGTGTTACTTCTACAAACCCATTATGTCATTCCGATTCTAATGGCACGATAACCATTACCGCTACGGGAGGAACAACACCTTACCAATATGCTGTAGGTAATAACTCATTTAGCAACACCAACATATTTAACAACATACCTGCGGGTAATTATGCAGTAAAAATACGAGACACCAATAACTGCTATAAAGACACTACATTAGAAATAAAAGAACCTACCAAAGTAGCACAAACTGTAGCTATAACAGATGTAAAATGCTTTGGCGGCACTTCAGGAATAGTGATCGCAAATGGTAATGGTGGCACATCGCCATATACTTATGCTATCAACTCAGGCTTGTTTACCAGCACTAGTACATTTACCAATCTATCTGCTAATACATATACAATACGCACAAAAGACACCAACGGCTGTATTAAAGACACGCTTATTACTGTGACACAACCCGACAAAATAAAACCTATAGCATCAGTAAAGAACTCTACTTGTGAAACGCTTAATGATGGAAAAGTTATTATTTCTGCTACAGGCGGCATAAGTCCATATACGTTTGCTATTGGTAGCGGTAGTTTTATCACTACATCAACGTTCAACCCTTTAAATACTGGTAGCTATTTATTCAAAATAAAAGATGCTAATGACTGTATTGTTGATACGACAATAGCAATATCTGACTCCATAAAGATAGCAGCGCGTCTTACTTTAACGGATGCACTGTGTAAAGACAGCAGCAGTGGCTCTGTTACTGTAGTAGCTAATAACGGTACTAGCCCTTATCAATATGCTATCAATAGCGGAACATATAGTACAACTAATCCAATTACTAACCTAAAAGCAGGAGCTTATGCCATTAGCATAAAAGATAGCTTTGGCTGTAAGCTTGATACTAACTTCAACATTAGTGAGCCTAATAAGGTGAACATAACAGTAAGCTATAACAATCCTAAATGCTATAATGAGGCCGATGGACTTATAAGCATAGCAGGCACAGGAGGTACAAGCCCTTACCAATATGCACTCAACAACAACACGTACAATAGTAATAACAACTACACCAATCTATCTGCAGGCAACTATACTGTAAAAGTAAAAGACACTAACAACTGTATTGCAGACACAACAGTAAATCTTATCAATCCAGATGCACTTAACTTTACATTTGACCTTACTAATGTAAAATGCTTTGGAGAAAGTTCGGGAGCAGTAACCGTAAATGGTAGTGGTGGCATACCTGCCTATACTTACGCCTATGACGGCAGAGGGTTCCAAACCCAACCAATACTAACCGGTTTGGACGGTGGCAGACATGTTATAAAAATGAGAGACAGCAAAGGATGTCTTAAAGACTCTAGCATATCATTATCAGAACCACCTGCATTATCCATAACAGAAGCACAAATTTTAGATGCTACTTGCGAGGGAATGGAAAACGGAGCTGTAACGTTAAAAGGTAAAGGCGGAACCCAACCTTATACTTATGCTATAGACAACGGCACCTTCGATAACCAAAGTACCAAGTTAGGACTGAAAGAGGGTACCTACACGATCAGTATCAAAGACAACAATAACTGTAGGATAGACTCTACCATACTAATAGAGGGCTACCCTCACATAATATTAAATGACGTAGTAGCTAGCCCTGTCAGTTGTTTTGGTTATACAGATGGCTCACTTGACATAAAAGTAACAGGAGGTACACCAAGCTTTAAATATCAGCTTGATGCTAATCCAATTACGGACGACAAGCTTTTCAACAACTTATCTGCTGGTAGTTATACCATAACTGTAGAAGACAGTTTGGGCTGTAAAAAAGATACTACCCTAGTCATTGAATCGCCTGAAAAACTGAGTATAGAAACCAAAGTGACACCTAACGATTGTGACGGCATAGATAACAGCGGAACGATAACCGCTAAGGTAACAGGCGGTACAGCACCTTATAGATATAGCTGGAGCAATGACTCTTTATTAAAAACGGAAAGGATAACAGGAATCGCTAATGGCAAGTACATTGTTATCGTTACCGACCTTAATGAATGTTCAGAGTCTATAGAAAGCACCATAACCTATGATAACTGTTGCACCATATTTATACCGGATGCCTTTACGCCAAACAACGATGGCAGGAATGACTACGCCAGAATACTTAACAAAGGGGAGTTTACCCTAGAGGTCTTTAGCATCTACAACAGATTTGGAGAGCGCGTGTTTACTACAGATGACATTAATGCAGGCTGGGACGGCATCCATAATGGAGAGAAACAAGACCTGGGTACTTATTTCTATTTCGCTAAAGGACTTTGTGGTAATGAAAGAAAAGTTCCTGTTCTGTATAAGGGGACTATCACTTTGATAAAGTAA
- a CDS encoding Ig-like domain-containing protein, which translates to MKKALLLTTLILSAFISNACIKHTDLKPDSTIKMDGTTMFGQGGGVDFDNDGNIDCSFTWYWFSGGMGFGGWQMTINANDSTTKYIVTGKDTLQFGERIVTPLSQGKSIDATDNWAYSQFGCALADSTKLNFSGLGDKYIGVQFTINNKVHYGWILVSFDSSATNRQLDIKSFAYNTSPGLGIVAGDTGTAIDTIVVFGKGGQDTLINSNTLQMETTITPTAAYNKELEWKVDDTTLASISATGLLTAKKVGKVKVTVTDSCSGKTDDTTITIKPLPVGITKEKIMSSTTIKIYPNPVNDILYLEKESGINYKTAILHSIEGKQLKAYTFEQDNLEINMKELPSGLYFMVLVNTNTDLREVVRITKR; encoded by the coding sequence ATGAAAAAAGCGCTACTACTAACGACACTTATCTTATCGGCATTCATTTCAAATGCTTGTATAAAGCACACAGACTTAAAACCTGACTCCACAATTAAAATGGACGGCACAACAATGTTTGGCCAAGGAGGAGGTGTAGACTTTGACAATGATGGAAACATCGACTGTTCCTTTACCTGGTATTGGTTTTCGGGAGGAATGGGTTTTGGTGGTTGGCAAATGACAATTAATGCCAACGACTCTACAACAAAATATATAGTTACAGGTAAAGACACTTTACAATTTGGTGAAAGAATAGTTACCCCATTAAGTCAGGGCAAGAGTATAGATGCAACAGACAATTGGGCATACAGCCAATTTGGATGTGCATTGGCAGACAGCACAAAACTGAACTTTTCAGGATTGGGAGATAAATATATCGGTGTACAATTTACTATAAACAACAAGGTGCATTATGGATGGATATTAGTATCATTTGATAGTTCGGCTACGAATAGACAATTAGACATTAAGTCTTTTGCATACAATACGTCTCCGGGCTTGGGTATAGTAGCCGGCGATACAGGTACAGCTATTGACACCATAGTTGTATTTGGCAAAGGTGGTCAGGACACGTTAATTAATAGTAACACATTACAAATGGAAACGACCATAACACCTACGGCAGCCTATAACAAAGAGCTGGAGTGGAAAGTAGATGACACAACTCTAGCCAGCATATCTGCAACAGGGTTATTAACTGCTAAAAAAGTAGGTAAGGTAAAAGTAACAGTAACGGATAGTTGTTCCGGCAAAACAGATGACACTACTATTACAATCAAGCCACTGCCCGTAGGCATAACAAAAGAAAAAATAATGAGCAGTACAACAATAAAAATATACCCTAACCCCGTTAATGATATATTATACCTAGAGAAAGAATCTGGAATAAATTACAAAACGGCTATACTTCATAGTATAGAAGGCAAACAATTAAAAGCATATACATTCGAACAAGACAATCTGGAAATAAACATGAAAGAATTACCATCGGGTTTATACTTCATGGTATTAGTGAATACTAATACTGATCTCAGAGAGGTTGTCCGAATTACAAAGAGATAA